In a single window of the Gemmatimonadota bacterium genome:
- a CDS encoding translocation/assembly module TamB domain-containing protein, with amino-acid sequence MRRVRLFLTAGFVWPLLVLFGGLLGTAAAVLWSPPGQRLLARVVTTMISGRVAGRVEIGGIRGSLLGHAVLERVAVRDSLGGLVLTAERLEVRYTLPELLAGRLVFHEVRVERPVIHLIRLRRSRWNYEEVFRSKPGTPGGSSALVELHDLVIRGGTIRVDVATTPHAPKVPTSRNGAAPAQPRIEASPDGPVRVYGLSELDARIPLVRISTPARDPILVRIAELRGTLADPALTITALQAEIITAGDSLRFTLDRAAMPGTIVQGGGAVRWPQDTVLFDWALSADTVDLDDLRWISPDFPSWQGRGEVVARSNSNTQTEYRLEKLTLGHGVTRAVGRMVAIVDTKRGLGFRDLDLMLTQTPLAVMRPYLDTLPFAGMLEGRLRLDGFLDAMRVAGDLRLADALVPGQPISTFRTDGVIHFGGDEGAVFDGFQLLDASVALGTVRRVVPAMLLPGQLHLVGRLNGPWQNARFDGLAEHMAPNQAMSRLLGAVRLDTRREVLGVEMDATFDRLSFDALRSGYPSLTPHGGLTGRIVTRGSLESLWLDADVTGDLGTIRALGTITAMDPRWAADSLDLTFSRVDLDALLGKGGSTALNGRMRLHGAIDSLVPPDGSVVMDLDRSRVGGLTFDQATLRLGAAAGMLQVDSAEVRWPEGQIVGRGAIGWAVPDSGSLHLEAWAASLQPFDSLLRAATGIVRDTLAPRTLDGLARLAIDLHGSLDRAAVVARLDAEDVVLDQWRVGVLGADVTADSLGAKGLTLALTADSLGNATLLGRAVAVQLRGRADSLAFTGEGQLNGLQLATAGTWQGDSTKQRIALDSLALAFPRQQWRLERPTQFRLADGLATLDDTLALRTRDGSGAITLFGSFPGDVPGTMTASAVGLDLADLVGLMQGDTSAVAGLAALDLRLGGTREAPTIRGSAAVTGPVLGSVRAPMVRAAFDYESRMLRSHLTFWRTGDAMLDVDLALPFDLALAARSDRKLPGPIAITARADSVDLAVFEAFTPNIRNASGIVQLDLHGSGSWAAPRLGGSLSVRNGRMRLPSLGATYDQVDGWARFSGDSLLLDSLSMNGDGGTLRTTGSVRFDQLTMPVLDLTFDARGFLAMNVPNYLKLRAEQLNVTLRGPVAHPVLRGSGTLSGSVLYFADLVTKDIIDLEDPAYLDLVDTLALRRRRLGAAFQNRFLDSLRIEGLRFRLGTEVWLRSSEANVQLEGSVTIDKVRKQYRLAGTFTAPRGTYTLKIPYLPARDFTVESGTVSYFGSPDLNAELDLQARHIVHTSDGEDVPIVAHIEGSIQVPRLTLSSPGRNLPDRDLISFLMFGIPQGQLGGSQRAQVTSTAQSLLAGAFTGELSRLATDAGFDLFELRSGILEQRQQQGPSLTQLLAGFQLSRRFFATFNAGFCTGGGSNSPVFSRNNLGASLEYRLSREFRLKASAEPVGTCQANTASTLLPRRYQFGTDLLWEREY; translated from the coding sequence ATGCGTCGGGTGCGCCTCTTCCTGACCGCCGGTTTCGTCTGGCCCCTGCTGGTGCTGTTCGGCGGCCTGCTCGGAACGGCCGCGGCCGTGCTCTGGTCGCCGCCGGGGCAGCGGTTGCTGGCCCGGGTGGTGACCACGATGATCTCGGGACGGGTGGCGGGGCGCGTCGAGATTGGTGGCATCCGCGGGTCGTTGCTCGGACACGCGGTGCTGGAGCGGGTCGCCGTCCGCGATTCGCTCGGTGGTCTGGTGCTGACCGCCGAGCGGCTCGAGGTGCGCTACACGTTGCCCGAGCTGCTGGCGGGACGGCTGGTGTTTCACGAAGTCCGCGTCGAGCGTCCGGTGATCCACCTGATCCGGCTGCGGCGCTCGCGATGGAACTACGAGGAGGTCTTCCGCAGCAAGCCGGGTACTCCGGGTGGTTCATCGGCGCTGGTGGAGCTGCATGACCTGGTGATTCGCGGCGGCACCATTCGGGTCGACGTGGCGACGACGCCGCACGCGCCGAAGGTGCCGACATCACGCAACGGCGCGGCCCCGGCCCAGCCGCGCATCGAGGCGAGTCCGGATGGTCCGGTCCGTGTCTACGGCCTCAGCGAGTTGGATGCTCGCATCCCGCTGGTGCGCATCTCGACGCCGGCGCGCGATCCGATCCTGGTGCGCATCGCCGAACTGCGGGGCACGCTCGCCGATCCTGCCTTGACGATCACCGCGCTGCAGGCCGAGATCATCACGGCGGGTGATTCGTTGCGGTTCACGCTGGACCGCGCCGCGATGCCGGGGACCATCGTGCAGGGGGGCGGCGCGGTGCGCTGGCCGCAGGACACCGTCCTCTTCGATTGGGCGCTGAGCGCCGACACGGTCGATCTCGATGACCTCCGGTGGATCTCGCCCGACTTTCCGTCGTGGCAGGGCCGCGGCGAGGTGGTCGCCCGTTCCAACAGCAACACCCAGACCGAGTACCGACTGGAGAAGCTCACGCTCGGGCACGGCGTGACGCGCGCGGTGGGCCGCATGGTGGCGATCGTCGACACCAAGCGCGGGCTCGGCTTTCGCGACCTCGACCTGATGCTGACCCAGACACCGCTCGCCGTGATGCGCCCGTACCTGGACACGCTGCCGTTCGCGGGGATGCTTGAGGGGCGCCTCCGCCTCGATGGCTTCCTCGATGCCATGCGCGTCGCCGGCGACCTGCGGCTCGCCGATGCGCTGGTGCCTGGGCAGCCGATCTCGACCTTCCGCACCGACGGCGTGATTCATTTCGGCGGGGACGAGGGCGCCGTCTTCGATGGCTTCCAGCTGCTCGACGCGTCGGTCGCGCTCGGCACGGTGCGCCGGGTCGTGCCGGCGATGCTGCTCCCGGGGCAGTTGCATCTGGTCGGCCGCCTCAACGGCCCGTGGCAGAACGCGCGGTTCGACGGGTTGGCCGAGCACATGGCGCCGAACCAGGCGATGTCACGGCTGCTCGGGGCGGTGCGCCTCGACACCCGGCGCGAGGTGCTCGGCGTCGAGATGGATGCCACCTTCGACCGGCTGTCGTTCGATGCCTTGCGATCCGGCTATCCCTCGTTGACTCCCCACGGCGGGCTCACGGGACGGATCGTCACCCGCGGCTCGCTCGAGTCCCTTTGGCTCGACGCCGATGTGACCGGGGACCTCGGGACGATCCGCGCGTTGGGGACCATCACCGCCATGGATCCGCGCTGGGCGGCCGATTCGCTCGACCTGACCTTCAGTCGCGTCGACCTCGACGCCTTGCTTGGCAAGGGTGGTTCCACCGCGCTCAACGGCCGGATGCGGCTGCACGGTGCGATCGACTCGCTGGTACCGCCCGACGGGTCGGTCGTGATGGACCTCGATCGATCCCGCGTGGGCGGGCTCACGTTCGATCAGGCGACGCTGCGCCTCGGTGCCGCGGCGGGCATGCTGCAGGTGGATAGCGCCGAGGTTCGTTGGCCCGAGGGTCAGATCGTGGGCCGCGGCGCGATCGGCTGGGCCGTCCCCGATTCGGGCTCGCTGCACCTCGAGGCGTGGGCCGCCTCACTGCAGCCCTTCGACTCGCTGCTGCGCGCGGCGACCGGCATCGTGCGCGACACGCTGGCGCCACGGACGCTTGATGGTCTGGCACGGTTGGCGATCGACCTGCACGGCTCGCTCGACCGCGCGGCGGTCGTGGCGCGGCTCGATGCCGAAGATGTGGTGCTCGATCAGTGGCGGGTCGGCGTGCTCGGCGCGGATGTCACGGCCGATTCGCTCGGAGCCAAGGGGCTGACGCTGGCGCTGACGGCCGATTCGCTCGGCAACGCGACGCTCCTGGGTCGGGCCGTGGCCGTGCAGCTTCGCGGCCGCGCGGACTCGCTGGCGTTCACCGGCGAAGGGCAGCTCAACGGACTGCAACTCGCGACCGCCGGCACGTGGCAGGGAGACTCGACCAAGCAGCGGATCGCGCTCGACTCGCTGGCGCTGGCCTTCCCGCGGCAGCAATGGCGGCTCGAGCGGCCGACGCAGTTCCGGCTCGCCGATGGCCTGGCCACGCTCGACGACACCCTGGCACTCCGCACCCGTGACGGCAGCGGAGCGATCACCCTCTTCGGCAGTTTCCCTGGTGATGTCCCCGGCACGATGACCGCGAGTGCGGTGGGCCTCGACCTCGCCGACCTCGTGGGCCTGATGCAGGGCGACACCAGTGCCGTGGCGGGCCTCGCGGCGCTCGACCTGCGCCTGGGGGGCACCCGCGAGGCGCCGACGATCCGCGGGAGCGCGGCCGTGACCGGCCCGGTGCTCGGATCGGTGCGGGCCCCCATGGTGCGCGCGGCCTTCGACTACGAGTCGCGGATGCTCCGGTCGCACCTCACGTTCTGGCGAACGGGCGATGCGATGCTTGACGTCGATCTCGCGCTGCCGTTCGACCTCGCCCTGGCCGCCCGCAGCGACCGCAAGCTGCCGGGCCCGATCGCCATCACTGCGCGGGCAGACTCGGTCGACCTCGCCGTCTTCGAAGCCTTCACGCCCAACATCCGGAACGCCAGCGGGATCGTCCAGCTGGACCTGCATGGCAGCGGCTCCTGGGCGGCGCCGCGCCTCGGTGGGTCGCTCTCCGTTCGCAACGGCCGCATGCGGCTCCCGTCGCTCGGCGCGACCTACGACCAGGTGGACGGCTGGGCGCGCTTCAGCGGCGACTCGCTGCTGCTCGACTCGCTCTCGATGAATGGCGATGGCGGGACGCTGCGCACCACCGGCAGCGTCCGCTTCGACCAGCTGACGATGCCGGTGCTCGACCTCACCTTCGACGCGCGCGGCTTCCTGGCGATGAACGTGCCGAACTACCTGAAGCTGCGGGCCGAGCAACTGAACGTCACCTTGCGCGGTCCAGTGGCGCATCCGGTGCTGCGTGGCAGCGGCACCCTCTCCGGCAGCGTGCTCTACTTCGCCGACCTGGTGACCAAGGACATCATCGACCTCGAAGACCCGGCCTACCTCGACCTGGTCGACACCCTCGCACTCCGGCGCCGGCGGCTCGGCGCGGCGTTCCAGAACCGCTTCCTCGATTCGCTCCGGATCGAGGGGCTGCGCTTCCGCCTCGGCACCGAGGTCTGGCTCCGCTCGAGCGAGGCGAATGTGCAGCTCGAGGGCTCGGTCACGATCGACAAGGTGCGCAAGCAGTACCGGCTCGCCGGCACCTTCACCGCGCCGCGCGGCACCTACACGCTGAAGATTCCCTACCTGCCGGCGCGCGACTTCACGGTCGAGAGCGGAACGGTCAGTTACTTCGGATCGCCCGACCTCAACGCCGAACTCGACCTGCAGGCCCGACACATCGTGCACACCTCGGATGGCGAGGACGTGCCGATCGTGGCGCACATCGAGGGGAGCATCCAGGTGCCGCGACTGACGCTGTCGAGCCCTGGGCGCAACCTGCCCGATCGCGACCTGATTTCCTTCCTGATGTTCGGAATCCCGCAGGGGCAGCTCGGCGGGAGTCAGCGAGCCCAGGTCACCTCGACGGCGCAGTCACTCCTCGCCGGCGCCTTCACCGGCGAGCTGTCGCGACTGGCGACGGACGCCGGCTTCGACCTCTTCGAACTGCGCTCGGGGATCCTGGAGCAGCGGCAGCAGCAGGGGCCGAGCCTGACGCAATTGCTCGCCGGCTTCCAGCTCTCGCGCCGATTCTTCGCGACCTTCAATGCCGGCTTCTGCACGGGGGGCGGGTCGAACAGCCCGGTCTTCTCGCGCAACAACCTCGGGGCGTCGCTCGAGTATCGCCTCTCCCGCGAGTTCCGCCTGAAGGCCTCGGCCGAACCGGTCGGCACCTGCCAGGCCAACACCGCCAGCACGCTGCTACCACGGCGCTACCAGTTCGGTACCGACCTGCTCTGGGAACGGGAATACTGA
- a CDS encoding BamA/TamA family outer membrane protein: protein MLRSDGPRTLAFGRWALALALALLPVAGGLAAQEEALIVRQLDFSGNKALDDVTLAAAISTTNSSFFATNWSARWTGLGTKRTFNEQEFRRDVERLQALYRRAGYREVAVDTVVRRTAVDVYISITIKEGEPLRLTSLALLGLDSVPEREQLVRDLPIAVGDVFSRFTLAAARDTILARLQDLGYPSSSALPGRFGEDVDGHVAQATLEFHTGPPAVFGPVTVTGQTRVDSGFIASLVSARPGARYRYNDLFRSQRALYASELFRVADVVIDTAQFSIGDTIVPLLVTVAEGRAHRARAAVGFATNDCFRVGLGWTARNFLGGGKLLDISTRLSKIGVGDPLDFGARNSICSPLRDDSVGSRLANYGLDVSLRRNGFLSPDNTLTTSLFAERRSEYKVFLREEVGAGVSMTRETAARIPITLSYRLSYGFTNANPASFCAFFNACAAADIAQLQQRRVLATVGLSAERVRVNNLLDPTRGSILTAEATVSSKLLGSSAQQQFTRVVGDASGFVPLTRSVTLAGHLRVGAVFSPKSDFSTGSGNFVPPEQRFYAGGPNDVRGYDRNELGPVVYVVPADSVRADDTFPASEARISATGGSRVVVANLELRLPSPIFSPRMRFAVFTDVGALWDQGGTARWRMTPGVGLRFASPLGPIRLDMGFNRYELESGTVYTTTAAGDLRVIDTGFVRKRTRDYTIHFSVGQAF from the coding sequence ATGCTGCGTTCTGATGGTCCTCGCACCCTCGCCTTCGGGCGGTGGGCGCTGGCGCTTGCGCTGGCCCTCCTGCCGGTCGCCGGCGGCCTCGCGGCGCAGGAAGAAGCGCTCATCGTCCGCCAACTGGACTTCTCGGGCAACAAGGCGCTCGACGACGTCACGCTGGCCGCGGCCATCAGCACCACGAACTCGTCGTTCTTCGCCACCAACTGGTCGGCGCGCTGGACTGGCCTGGGCACCAAGCGCACGTTCAACGAGCAGGAATTCCGTCGCGACGTCGAGCGGCTGCAGGCGCTCTACCGGCGCGCCGGCTATCGCGAGGTGGCGGTGGACACGGTGGTGCGGCGCACCGCGGTGGACGTGTACATCAGCATCACGATCAAGGAAGGCGAGCCACTCCGGCTGACGTCACTCGCCCTGCTTGGCCTCGACAGCGTCCCCGAGCGCGAACAGCTGGTGCGCGACCTGCCGATCGCGGTGGGCGACGTCTTCTCGCGATTCACCCTGGCCGCGGCACGCGACACGATTCTCGCGCGGCTCCAGGACCTCGGCTACCCAAGTTCGTCGGCACTCCCCGGCCGATTCGGCGAGGACGTGGACGGTCACGTGGCGCAGGCCACCCTCGAGTTTCACACCGGACCACCGGCGGTGTTCGGCCCGGTCACGGTGACGGGCCAGACGCGCGTCGATTCCGGCTTCATCGCCTCGCTCGTGTCGGCCCGCCCCGGCGCGCGCTACCGCTACAACGACCTCTTCCGTTCGCAGCGCGCGCTCTACGCCTCGGAGCTGTTCCGGGTGGCGGATGTCGTCATCGACACGGCGCAGTTCAGCATTGGCGACACGATCGTCCCGCTGCTGGTGACGGTCGCGGAGGGCCGCGCCCATCGGGCCCGCGCCGCCGTCGGCTTCGCCACCAACGACTGCTTCCGCGTCGGGCTCGGCTGGACGGCGCGGAATTTTCTGGGCGGCGGCAAGCTGCTCGACATCAGTACCCGGCTCTCCAAGATCGGCGTCGGCGATCCGCTCGACTTCGGGGCGCGCAACTCGATCTGTTCGCCCCTCCGCGACGACTCGGTCGGATCGCGGCTGGCGAATTACGGCCTCGACGTCTCGCTGCGACGGAACGGCTTCCTCTCACCCGACAACACGCTGACGACGTCGCTCTTTGCCGAGCGGCGCAGCGAGTACAAGGTCTTCCTGCGCGAGGAAGTCGGCGCGGGGGTGTCGATGACCCGGGAGACGGCGGCGCGCATTCCGATCACGCTCTCGTACCGCCTCTCCTACGGCTTCACCAACGCGAACCCTGCCTCCTTCTGCGCCTTCTTCAACGCGTGCGCGGCTGCTGACATCGCGCAGTTGCAGCAACGTCGCGTCCTCGCCACGGTCGGCCTCTCCGCCGAGCGGGTGCGGGTGAACAACCTCCTTGATCCGACGCGCGGCAGCATCCTGACGGCGGAGGCGACCGTCTCCTCCAAGCTGCTCGGCTCCTCTGCCCAGCAGCAATTCACCCGGGTCGTCGGCGACGCCTCGGGCTTCGTGCCGCTGACGCGGAGCGTCACACTGGCCGGACACCTGCGCGTCGGGGCGGTCTTCTCGCCCAAGTCTGATTTCAGCACGGGTAGCGGCAACTTCGTCCCCCCGGAGCAGCGGTTTTACGCCGGCGGGCCGAACGATGTGCGCGGCTATGATCGCAACGAGCTCGGGCCGGTGGTGTACGTCGTGCCTGCTGATTCGGTGCGGGCGGACGACACCTTTCCGGCCTCGGAGGCCAGGATCTCGGCGACCGGCGGCAGCCGCGTGGTCGTGGCGAACCTGGAGCTGCGGCTCCCCTCGCCGATCTTTTCCCCGCGGATGCGATTCGCCGTCTTCACGGACGTGGGCGCGCTCTGGGATCAGGGCGGCACCGCCCGCTGGCGGATGACGCCCGGCGTGGGACTTCGCTTCGCCTCGCCGCTCGGCCCGATCCGGCTCGACATGGGGTTCAACCGGTACGAGCTGGAATCGGGCACGGTGTACACCACGACCGCCGCGGGCGACCTTCGGGTGATCGACACGGGGTTCGTGCGGAAGCGCACGCGCGACTACACCATCCACTTCTCGGTGGGACAGGCGTTCTGA